One region of Duncaniella freteri genomic DNA includes:
- a CDS encoding TonB-dependent receptor, with translation MKTSHIILLSLSAITLPIRMSAAYSETPDSMDLILNEVVVTGSNQAVSRDLTPYTVSVVSHRQLEATGQTQVLSAISGQVPSLFVTQRSIIGFGVSNGGSGHIKMRGVGGDRASGVLMMVDGQPQFAGIYSHHVADFYDKERVERVEVLRGPGSVLYGSNAMAGVVNVITRNAERQGVSTTLSTQYGSYNTWLSSISNTVRAERFSSLVSLSYDRTDGNVEGFDFRQSGGYGKIGYDISKAWKAGADFTLTNFKGDDPVYPKLSDPESEDVYHQSVTRGEASLSLTNNHGSTNGSAMLYYSWGNHVIDDPRHFRSSDDRLGVLVYQNFHPWRGAQMTGGFDFNTYSGKIPISGGKPHEEGSVTTIDRKTVTEYSPYITISQAVSGELIVINGGLRICSSDKFDTRWIPQAGFSVNPGAGFNIKASVSKGYRNPSFRELYLYRMANPELEPETMMNYEISVGKSFSRYLGASVTAYYCKGDNMIQTLDMKNQNTGRFINKGVELSLTSHPFSSLMLSATYSYLHTSLENLTGAPRNQYYLGADWHASDRLNISADLKGVGGLYVHESVDRQSYALLNLKVAYQACRYACVFMRLENITDSRYVINRGYDMPGFTALGGVKLNF, from the coding sequence ATGAAAACATCTCACATCATCCTGTTGTCATTGTCAGCTATCACCTTGCCGATAAGAATGTCGGCCGCGTATAGTGAGACACCGGACTCCATGGACCTTATCCTCAATGAAGTGGTTGTGACAGGCTCCAATCAGGCTGTGAGCCGTGACCTTACCCCTTATACGGTTTCGGTCGTCAGCCATCGTCAGCTTGAAGCCACAGGTCAGACTCAGGTGCTGTCCGCTATTTCCGGACAGGTCCCGAGCCTGTTTGTCACCCAGCGTAGCATCATAGGTTTCGGGGTGAGCAACGGCGGCTCCGGGCATATCAAGATGCGAGGAGTCGGTGGCGACAGGGCAAGCGGAGTGCTCATGATGGTGGACGGTCAGCCTCAGTTTGCCGGGATCTATTCCCATCATGTAGCCGATTTCTATGACAAGGAAAGGGTTGAGCGTGTAGAGGTGCTCCGTGGCCCGGGGTCGGTGCTGTATGGCTCCAATGCCATGGCGGGTGTTGTCAATGTGATAACGCGCAATGCTGAAAGGCAAGGTGTCAGCACTACACTGTCAACCCAGTACGGAAGTTATAACACATGGCTTTCGTCCATATCCAACACTGTTAGGGCAGAGCGTTTTTCATCGCTCGTATCGCTGTCATACGATCGTACCGACGGTAATGTGGAAGGGTTTGATTTCAGGCAGTCAGGCGGTTATGGTAAGATTGGGTATGACATAAGTAAGGCGTGGAAGGCGGGAGCCGATTTCACTCTTACCAACTTCAAAGGTGATGACCCTGTGTATCCTAAGCTCTCCGATCCGGAGTCGGAAGATGTGTATCATCAGAGTGTGACGCGGGGCGAAGCGTCTTTGTCGTTGACTAACAATCATGGTTCGACCAACGGCAGCGCGATGCTTTATTACAGCTGGGGGAATCATGTGATCGATGATCCGCGTCATTTCCGTAGCAGTGATGACCGCCTCGGCGTGCTTGTTTATCAGAACTTTCATCCGTGGCGTGGCGCACAGATGACGGGAGGGTTTGATTTCAACACTTATTCAGGGAAGATACCCATATCGGGTGGAAAGCCTCACGAGGAAGGCTCGGTGACGACGATCGACCGAAAGACTGTCACTGAATACTCTCCGTATATAACTATTTCGCAGGCTGTATCTGGCGAACTGATAGTGATTAACGGAGGGTTGAGGATATGTAGCAGTGACAAGTTTGACACCCGATGGATACCTCAGGCGGGATTCTCCGTGAATCCCGGAGCCGGATTCAATATCAAGGCTTCAGTCTCAAAGGGCTATAGAAATCCGTCGTTCCGAGAGCTTTATCTGTACCGTATGGCTAATCCGGAGCTTGAGCCTGAAACCATGATGAATTATGAGATATCGGTAGGCAAGAGTTTTTCGAGATATCTTGGAGCCTCGGTGACAGCCTACTATTGCAAGGGTGACAATATGATACAGACTCTCGACATGAAGAATCAGAACACAGGTCGGTTCATAAACAAGGGTGTTGAACTGTCGTTGACATCCCATCCATTTTCCAGCCTTATGCTCAGTGCCACATACAGCTATCTGCACACTTCGCTCGAAAATCTTACCGGAGCTCCGCGCAATCAGTACTATCTCGGGGCTGACTGGCATGCCAGTGACCGGCTCAATATAAGTGCCGACCTGAAAGGAGTGGGCGGTCTCTATGTTCACGAGTCTGTTGACAGGCAATCTTACGCGCTTCTGAATCTCAAGGTGGCATATCAGGCGTGCCGTTATGCCTGTGTGTTCATGAGGTTGGAGAATATCACCGATTCGCGCTATGTAATTAACCGAGGCTACGATATGCCTGGCTTCACTGCCCTTGGCGGTGTTAAATTGAATTTTTGA
- the clpP gene encoding ATP-dependent Clp endopeptidase proteolytic subunit ClpP, giving the protein MNKDFRNYAVHHLGMNGLALDQYASAAAQQITSSYISPTIIEERQLNVAQMDVFSRLMMDRIIFLSTDVNDYTATVVQGQLLYLDSVDPGKDISIYLNSPGGSVIAGLGLYDTMQHIKSDVSTICIGMAASMAAVLLVAGAQGKRLALPHSRVMIHQPLGGVQGQASDIEITAREILKYKAELYRIIADHSGMSLERIEADADRDYWMTAQEAKEYGMIDNVLLPEKK; this is encoded by the coding sequence ATGAATAAAGATTTCAGAAACTATGCCGTGCATCATCTCGGCATGAATGGTCTTGCTCTCGACCAGTATGCTTCGGCAGCTGCTCAGCAGATCACATCGTCATATATCTCCCCCACCATCATCGAGGAGCGTCAGCTCAATGTGGCGCAGATGGATGTATTCTCCCGCTTGATGATGGACCGCATCATCTTCCTTAGCACTGATGTCAACGACTATACTGCTACCGTTGTGCAGGGACAGCTCCTGTATCTTGACTCGGTCGATCCAGGCAAGGACATATCCATCTACCTGAACTCACCTGGCGGATCAGTGATAGCCGGTCTCGGACTTTATGATACAATGCAGCACATCAAGAGCGATGTGTCCACAATATGTATCGGCATGGCAGCATCCATGGCGGCGGTTCTTCTTGTGGCAGGTGCCCAGGGCAAGCGTCTTGCCCTCCCGCATTCGCGAGTGATGATCCATCAGCCTCTCGGCGGTGTGCAGGGTCAGGCATCTGATATCGAGATAACAGCTCGTGAGATACTCAAGTACAAGGCTGAGCTTTATAGGATAATCGCTGACCATTCAGGGATGTCGCTTGAGCGTATAGAGGCTGATGCCGACCGTGACTACTGGATGACAGCCCAGGAAGCCAAGGAGTATGGTATGATTGACAATGTGCTTCTTCCTGAAAAGAAATAA
- a CDS encoding RNA methyltransferase, with the protein MEKKSIWDLNRVDVEHYRRQPKMRLTIVLDNVRSLNNIGAIFRTCDAFAVERILLCGISACPPSPEIHKTALGAEDSVEWGYFSDTRECIGALQRDGYTLCCLEQVKGSIELQDFIPQSGRRYALVLGHEVNGVDQEIVNQCDVCLEIPQRGTKHSLNVSVSGGIAIWHFFTHLDKLFS; encoded by the coding sequence ATGGAGAAAAAAAGTATTTGGGATCTTAATCGTGTAGATGTAGAGCATTACAGGCGTCAGCCCAAGATGCGCCTGACCATAGTGCTTGACAATGTGCGCAGTCTTAATAATATAGGTGCGATATTCCGCACGTGCGACGCTTTTGCCGTTGAGCGCATTCTGCTGTGCGGCATCAGCGCTTGTCCTCCATCGCCTGAGATACATAAGACAGCCTTGGGCGCGGAGGATTCTGTGGAATGGGGGTATTTCTCCGATACTCGCGAGTGCATCGGTGCATTGCAGCGCGATGGATATACATTGTGCTGCCTTGAGCAGGTAAAAGGCAGTATAGAACTTCAGGATTTCATTCCCCAGTCAGGTAGGCGTTACGCGCTGGTGCTTGGGCATGAAGTCAACGGAGTGGACCAGGAAATCGTCAACCAGTGTGACGTGTGTCTTGAGATCCCGCAAAGAGGCACGAAACATTCGCTTAATGTGTCTGTGTCGGGCGGGATTGCAATATGGCACTTCTTCACCCATCTCGACAAACTTTTTTCGTAA
- the clpX gene encoding ATP-dependent Clp protease ATP-binding subunit ClpX, which yields MAKKSGNNNGNGGIGSSTVKCSFCGKEPSYTDILVPSPLGDAYICSDCVAQIEGLLKDYFPEGGDVPAHPKGRKGTKKDSEPVGKLPTPVQIREFLDQYVIGQDDAKKYLSVAVYNHYKRLAQTSDDVDIEKSNIIMVGPTGTGKTLLAKTIARQLDVPFAIVDATVLTEAGYVGEDIESLLVRLLQAADYDVARAEKGIVFIDEIDKIARKGDNPSITRDVSGEGVQQGLLKLLEGSVVNVPPQGGRKHPEQKMIPVDTKNILFICGGAFDGIERKIAHRLNTHVVGFTGRAERSKIDSDNYLKYIAPQDLKSFGLIPEIIGRLPVLVHLDPLDRDALLKVLTEPKNAIIRQYEKLFAMDGVKLTFAPETLEFIVDKAIEYKLGARGLRTIVETVMMDPMYDTPSLKINELVITREFAEEKIKKAYIG from the coding sequence ATGGCAAAGAAAAGTGGTAACAACAATGGTAACGGCGGCATAGGATCGTCTACTGTGAAGTGCTCGTTCTGCGGAAAGGAGCCTTCCTATACTGACATCCTTGTGCCAAGTCCATTGGGTGATGCGTATATATGCAGCGACTGTGTAGCTCAGATTGAAGGTCTGCTTAAGGATTATTTCCCCGAAGGAGGAGATGTGCCAGCCCATCCCAAAGGACGTAAAGGGACCAAAAAGGATTCGGAACCTGTCGGGAAGCTCCCGACACCGGTGCAGATACGTGAGTTCCTTGACCAGTATGTGATAGGTCAGGACGATGCCAAAAAGTATCTGTCTGTGGCGGTGTATAATCATTACAAACGTCTTGCCCAGACAAGCGACGATGTGGATATCGAGAAGAGCAACATCATAATGGTAGGTCCTACCGGAACTGGCAAGACTCTACTTGCCAAGACCATAGCCCGTCAGCTCGATGTCCCCTTTGCCATAGTGGATGCTACGGTGCTAACCGAGGCTGGATATGTCGGTGAGGATATCGAGAGCCTTCTTGTGCGTCTGCTCCAGGCTGCCGATTATGATGTGGCAAGAGCAGAAAAAGGCATTGTATTCATCGATGAGATCGACAAGATAGCCCGCAAGGGCGATAATCCGTCCATCACCCGCGACGTGTCGGGCGAGGGGGTTCAGCAAGGTCTGCTGAAACTCCTTGAGGGATCAGTGGTGAATGTGCCGCCTCAGGGTGGACGCAAGCATCCCGAGCAGAAAATGATACCGGTGGACACCAAGAATATTCTCTTCATCTGCGGAGGCGCATTCGACGGAATAGAACGCAAGATAGCCCATCGTCTCAACACTCATGTGGTGGGGTTCACCGGACGTGCCGAACGTTCTAAGATCGATTCTGACAACTATCTGAAGTATATCGCCCCGCAGGATCTAAAATCATTTGGGCTGATTCCTGAAATCATAGGTCGTCTCCCGGTGCTCGTACATCTCGACCCGCTCGACAGGGATGCTCTCCTGAAGGTACTTACCGAGCCAAAGAATGCTATCATACGCCAGTATGAGAAGCTTTTCGCGATGGACGGTGTCAAGCTGACATTTGCTCCGGAGACACTTGAATTCATTGTCGACAAGGCTATTGAATATAAGCTCGGAGCCCGAGGTCTGCGCACGATTGTGGAGACTGTGATGATGGACCCCATGTACGACACACCTTCACTGAAGATCAACGAGCTCGTGATAACACGTGAATTTGCAGAAGAGAAAATAAAGAAGGCATATATCGGGTGA
- a CDS encoding bifunctional fucokinase/fucose-1-phosphate guanylyltransferase produces the protein MPKKLLSLPPNLVNDFHNVTSLSDKEYFCTSDPINARLGSGGGTSWLLEECHRAWGGDADFATWLAEEKRILLHAGGQSRRLPAYAPSGKILTPVPIFRWERGQKLGQTLLDLQLPLYERIMDAAPDRLHTMIVSGDVYIHTSEAIPQVPDADVVCYGLWLDASIARNHGVFFSHHDTPTRLERMLQKPSVEELNTLLQEGYYLTDIGVWLLSDRAVELLRKRSRNADGNLCEYDLYSQFGGALGTNPTNPDPELASLLVEIVPLPGGKFYHYGTTREMITSTLAIQNRINDQREIIHRDCKPHPSIFVQNSLLSRRFTGDNTNIWIENSCLGPKWQLTKDNVVTGVPDNNWDITLQAGQCVDIVPVGDDGRYAVRVYGIDDKFAGAEQQRRRFPVVSTLEEMEQAIKDQLQGIESLTAERMMSAEELSNEASLPRLVAQRHRYRNSNWKAIADNHAHSVFYQLDLHDAARQFAENGIELPGELSQSEPLIKLMSDSMFRAEVYRHCGKKHDNYEDKAFEILRSALTSTVLFRKELPIRAVCSDQIVWSRSPVRIDIAGGWTDTPPYCLMEGGSVINMSIELNGQPPLQTYIRPCKEPHIVCRSIDLGAAETISTYEQLLDFKKVGSPFSIPKAALALAGFHPQFCAEHFPSLRDQLSGMGGGLEITLFSAIPAGSGLGTSSILASTVLGAISDFCSLAWDKTEICKRTLVLEQLLTTGGGWQDQYGGVMGGVKLLQSAKGLEQDILCRRLPSDLFTDPQYAPCHLLFYTGLTRTAKDILAEIVRRMFLNHGAQIQMLRDMKHHVSDMYDAIQRDDFNRMGHLIGRTWQQKKGIDPGTNTPAVEAITRLVDDLCLGYKLPGAGGGGYLYMVAKDPDAASRIRHILSTAPGLPDNSRMVDMSLSLRGLQITRS, from the coding sequence ATGCCTAAGAAACTTCTATCATTGCCACCCAATCTTGTCAACGATTTCCACAACGTCACAAGCCTCTCCGATAAAGAATATTTCTGCACCTCCGACCCGATAAATGCACGCCTCGGAAGCGGAGGAGGCACCTCCTGGCTACTCGAAGAGTGCCACAGAGCATGGGGAGGAGACGCTGATTTCGCAACCTGGCTCGCAGAGGAGAAACGCATACTTCTTCATGCCGGAGGACAGAGCCGACGCCTGCCGGCGTATGCCCCATCAGGCAAAATACTGACTCCTGTGCCAATATTCAGGTGGGAGAGAGGTCAAAAGCTGGGGCAGACTCTGCTCGACTTACAGCTCCCGCTATATGAGCGCATCATGGATGCTGCGCCCGACAGGCTTCACACCATGATAGTGAGCGGAGATGTGTACATACACACCTCCGAGGCGATCCCTCAGGTGCCTGATGCCGACGTAGTATGCTACGGACTATGGCTTGACGCGTCGATAGCACGCAACCATGGGGTGTTCTTCAGCCATCATGACACCCCCACGCGCCTCGAACGCATGCTTCAGAAACCATCGGTGGAAGAACTCAACACACTGCTACAGGAAGGATATTATCTCACGGATATAGGGGTATGGCTACTTAGCGACAGAGCTGTGGAGCTGTTGCGCAAACGCTCAAGGAATGCCGACGGCAATCTTTGCGAATACGACCTCTACAGCCAGTTCGGAGGAGCATTAGGCACTAACCCCACCAACCCCGATCCGGAGCTTGCATCCCTTTTGGTTGAGATTGTGCCATTGCCGGGGGGTAAATTCTACCATTATGGGACCACCCGCGAGATGATCACATCCACGCTGGCAATACAGAACCGAATAAACGATCAACGTGAGATAATCCACCGCGACTGCAAGCCCCACCCTTCAATATTCGTTCAAAACTCACTTTTATCCCGACGCTTCACCGGCGATAACACCAATATATGGATAGAGAACAGCTGCCTGGGTCCAAAATGGCAGTTGACAAAGGACAATGTTGTGACCGGAGTTCCCGACAACAACTGGGACATAACTCTACAAGCGGGACAGTGTGTTGACATTGTCCCTGTGGGGGACGACGGCAGATATGCTGTCAGAGTCTACGGAATAGATGATAAATTTGCTGGAGCAGAACAGCAACGCCGACGCTTCCCTGTGGTATCCACACTTGAGGAAATGGAACAAGCCATCAAGGATCAGCTGCAAGGGATTGAAAGCCTGACGGCTGAACGTATGATGAGCGCGGAGGAGCTGTCCAACGAAGCATCCTTGCCACGACTCGTGGCTCAGCGTCACAGATACCGCAACTCCAACTGGAAAGCCATTGCTGACAATCATGCCCACAGTGTGTTCTATCAACTTGATCTGCACGATGCCGCCAGGCAATTCGCTGAAAACGGCATAGAGCTGCCAGGAGAGCTGTCACAGTCGGAACCGTTGATAAAACTCATGAGCGACTCAATGTTTCGTGCCGAGGTATACCGTCATTGCGGCAAAAAGCATGACAACTATGAGGATAAAGCTTTCGAAATACTCCGTTCCGCACTCACATCCACGGTACTTTTCCGCAAAGAGCTTCCCATAAGAGCCGTATGCTCCGACCAGATCGTATGGAGCCGCTCTCCGGTACGTATAGATATCGCTGGAGGATGGACCGACACACCTCCGTATTGCCTTATGGAAGGAGGCAGTGTGATAAATATGTCAATCGAGCTCAACGGTCAGCCGCCGTTGCAGACCTATATACGTCCATGCAAGGAACCCCATATCGTGTGCCGCAGCATTGACCTTGGAGCAGCAGAGACCATCAGCACTTACGAACAGTTGCTCGATTTCAAGAAGGTGGGTTCACCGTTCTCCATACCCAAAGCGGCTCTCGCTCTTGCCGGGTTCCATCCGCAATTCTGCGCCGAACACTTCCCATCCCTGCGGGATCAGCTGTCCGGCATGGGTGGAGGACTCGAAATCACACTTTTCTCTGCCATTCCGGCAGGGAGCGGACTCGGCACAAGCAGCATCCTCGCATCAACCGTACTCGGGGCCATAAGCGATTTCTGCTCCCTCGCCTGGGACAAGACCGAGATATGCAAACGGACCCTGGTGCTCGAACAGCTCCTCACAACCGGCGGCGGATGGCAGGACCAGTATGGAGGTGTGATGGGAGGCGTGAAACTATTACAATCCGCCAAAGGTCTCGAACAGGACATCCTGTGCCGCAGACTTCCTTCCGATCTCTTCACTGACCCTCAGTACGCGCCTTGCCACCTGCTGTTCTACACAGGACTAACCCGCACAGCCAAGGATATACTTGCCGAGATAGTGCGCCGCATGTTCCTCAATCACGGAGCACAGATACAAATGCTCCGCGACATGAAACATCATGTATCAGACATGTATGACGCAATACAGCGTGACGATTTCAACCGCATGGGACATCTCATCGGACGCACATGGCAACAGAAAAAAGGCATAGATCCCGGCACCAATACACCTGCTGTAGAGGCAATCACACGCCTTGTGGATGATCTTTGCCTCGGGTACAAACTACCCGGAGCAGGTGGAGGCGGATATCTGTATATGGTAGCAAAAGACCCCGATGCGGCATCAAGGATACGTCATATACTATCCACCGCACCCGGGCTGCCTGATAACTCACGCATGGTGGATATGTCACTCTCACTGCGCGGACTCCAGATCACGCGCAGTTAG
- a CDS encoding tellurite resistance TerB family protein — MGLFDKIFKAVPEEDKLSKQESFAGIALAMAGADGSIAQSEWDGICAYLRRLRLYDNFSGPAFDKMFDKLFRILKNQGASALVACSVEGLPEDMKLTAFACAVDIALADGVVEDEEKEIINQLAESLQIPEATAVSIIEVLIIKNKA; from the coding sequence ATGGGACTATTTGACAAGATTTTCAAAGCTGTGCCCGAAGAGGACAAGCTCAGTAAGCAGGAATCGTTTGCAGGTATAGCTCTTGCTATGGCAGGGGCGGACGGAAGCATCGCCCAGTCAGAATGGGACGGCATATGCGCCTATCTGCGTCGTCTGCGTCTGTATGATAATTTTTCAGGGCCGGCTTTCGACAAGATGTTTGATAAGCTGTTCCGTATCCTCAAGAACCAGGGAGCCAGCGCGCTCGTGGCATGTTCTGTAGAGGGTCTTCCCGAGGATATGAAGCTTACCGCTTTCGCTTGTGCTGTTGATATCGCACTTGCCGATGGTGTTGTGGAGGATGAGGAGAAGGAGATCATCAACCAGCTCGCCGAGTCACTTCAGATCCCCGAAGCTACAGCAGTATCTATCATCGAGGTGCTGATCATCAAGAATAAGGCATAG